A section of the Asticcacaulis sp. EMRT-3 genome encodes:
- a CDS encoding GNAT family protein: MSQPYENLSPSLGVRHNAFGDPIGKALPDWQACTRLPNVPLTGRYCQLVPYAPALAEALYRAYAADDGRMWTYLPYGPFSGPAQMHEVLQTYIDNRDFQTFVILKNDQPAGLISFMRYDYPNGSVEVGGVTFSPTLRRSTAATEAIYLMTRHAFAHDYRRYEWKCDQLNVPSNKAALRFGFQFEGVFRNAAVVHGRRRDTAWYAIIAEDWPRLSARLEAWLDPGNFAADGQQKRALSAF, translated from the coding sequence ATGAGCCAGCCTTATGAGAATTTGAGTCCATCATTAGGCGTCCGCCACAATGCTTTCGGTGATCCGATCGGCAAGGCTTTGCCTGACTGGCAGGCCTGCACCCGCCTGCCCAATGTGCCGCTCACCGGGCGCTATTGCCAGCTTGTGCCCTACGCCCCCGCCCTTGCCGAAGCGCTTTACCGGGCCTATGCTGCCGATGATGGACGCATGTGGACATACCTGCCCTATGGGCCGTTTTCCGGCCCGGCGCAGATGCACGAGGTCTTGCAAACCTATATCGACAACCGCGATTTCCAGACCTTTGTGATCCTGAAAAACGACCAGCCTGCGGGGCTGATCAGCTTCATGCGCTATGATTATCCCAACGGCAGCGTCGAGGTGGGCGGCGTCACTTTTTCTCCAACCTTGCGGCGCTCCACGGCGGCCACCGAAGCCATCTATCTGATGACGCGCCATGCTTTTGCCCACGACTACCGGCGCTATGAATGGAAGTGCGACCAGCTCAATGTGCCGTCCAACAAGGCGGCCCTGCGTTTCGGCTTTCAGTTCGAGGGCGTGTTCCGCAATGCCGCTGTCGTGCATGGCCGCCGCCGCGATACGGCCTGGTATGCGATCATCGCCGAAGACTGGCCGCGGTTAAGCGCACGGTTGGAAGCCTGGCTCGATCCGGGCAATTTCGCTGCCGACGGGCAACAAAAGCGCGCCTTGTCGGCCTTTTAG
- the pdxH gene encoding pyridoxamine 5'-phosphate oxidase, which yields MSQDPLIPDSPSADDYAKAHAAHEGEIDAGEPFALFAQWLKDATAKEVNDPNAMAVATVDEEGMPDLRMVLLKDFDAQGFVFYTNTHSAKGRQLLGQPKAALLFHWKSLRRQVRIRGEVTRVSDAEADAYFQSRARQSQIGAWASDQSQPLESRFALEKKVAEYGLKFGLGKIDRPPHWTGFRVAPLSVEFWRDKPFRLHERVLFQRESSDAGWTRGKLYP from the coding sequence ATGTCTCAAGACCCGTTGATTCCCGACAGCCCTTCCGCCGATGATTATGCGAAGGCCCATGCCGCCCATGAGGGCGAAATAGATGCCGGTGAGCCCTTCGCCCTGTTCGCCCAGTGGCTGAAAGACGCCACGGCAAAAGAGGTTAACGACCCCAATGCGATGGCTGTGGCCACGGTGGACGAAGAGGGGATGCCCGATCTGCGCATGGTGTTGCTGAAGGATTTCGACGCGCAAGGCTTTGTTTTTTACACCAATACGCACAGCGCCAAGGGGCGGCAATTGCTGGGCCAGCCAAAGGCCGCGCTGTTATTTCACTGGAAATCGCTGCGCCGTCAGGTACGTATTCGTGGCGAGGTGACACGAGTGAGCGATGCCGAGGCCGACGCCTATTTCCAGAGCCGCGCCCGCCAGAGCCAGATCGGCGCCTGGGCCTCGGATCAGTCGCAACCGCTGGAAAGCCGGTTTGCGCTCGAAAAAAAGGTGGCGGAATATGGCCTGAAGTTCGGCCTTGGCAAGATCGACCGCCCGCCACACTGGACGGGCTTTCGCGTCGCGCCCCTGAGCGTGGAATTCTGGCGCGACAAGCCTTTCCGGCTGCATGAGCGTGTGTTGTTCCAGCGCGAATCCAGCGATGCAGGCTGGACACGCGGCAAGCTCTATCCCTGA
- a CDS encoding DnaJ C-terminal domain-containing protein, whose protein sequence is MAAQDKQTDEPGQSAALSALGLNAHDLNASFHHETIRAAFRARIKQVHPDRVGGDDTALRRLILARDLLLHPARIASDAFDFDAPRLDSSALLLTIDMTQAIHGGQIRIEAPALEFYRSGDSLTSLTQMVQLHVTLPAGLRDDDKVRLPLSNGGHARFHIRIAPGDDMRVWGDDIWMTAWLDPYLLRYGGAAMIDTPAGPQSIQVDRDIPHGASLCLKGKGLPASETAPAGDLYIRLEALPLAGQQTSYALNAFRQRWAS, encoded by the coding sequence ATGGCCGCGCAAGATAAACAGACAGATGAACCGGGACAATCCGCAGCGCTTTCCGCTCTCGGCCTGAACGCACACGATCTCAACGCCTCCTTCCATCATGAAACGATCCGTGCCGCTTTTCGCGCCCGCATCAAACAGGTGCATCCTGACCGGGTCGGCGGCGATGACACCGCCCTGCGCCGCCTGATTCTGGCCCGCGACCTTTTGCTGCACCCCGCCCGCATCGCGTCGGACGCCTTTGATTTTGATGCGCCCCGCCTCGACAGCAGCGCCCTGCTCCTGACCATCGATATGACGCAGGCGATCCACGGTGGCCAAATACGGATCGAAGCCCCGGCGCTCGAATTTTACCGCAGCGGCGACAGCCTGACCTCGCTGACCCAGATGGTGCAACTGCATGTCACCCTGCCTGCGGGCCTGCGCGACGATGACAAGGTGCGCCTGCCCTTGTCAAATGGCGGCCATGCGCGTTTTCACATCCGTATCGCGCCCGGCGATGACATGCGCGTCTGGGGCGACGACATCTGGATGACGGCCTGGCTCGATCCCTACCTACTGCGTTATGGCGGCGCGGCCATGATCGACACGCCTGCGGGCCCGCAATCGATTCAGGTTGACCGCGATATTCCGCACGGCGCCAGCCTGTGCCTGAAGGGTAAAGGCCTGCCCGCCAGCGAAACCGCCCCGGCCGGCGATCTCTATATCCGGCTGGAAGCCCTGCCTCTTGCAGGCCAGCAGACAAGCTATGCGCTCAATGCTTTCCGGCAAAGATGGGCTTCATGA